The following proteins are encoded in a genomic region of Thiomonas sp. X19:
- a CDS encoding ABC transporter ATP-binding protein codes for MQTILKVSNLSKTYASGFQALKSVNLDIRRGEIFALLGPNGAGKTTLISIICGIINASTGTVLVDGHDIARDYRASRSLIGLVPQELTTDAFESVWATVSFSRGLFGKPANPAHIEKVLKALSLWDKRQNKIMTLSGGMKRRVLIAKALAHEPQILFLDEPTAGVDVELRRDMWQLVRELRDSGVTVILTTHYIDEAEEMADRIGVMSKGELILVKDKTELMHELGKKQLWLQLQQPLQQLPAELANYPLELSSDGSELTYTYDTQDGRIGIVDVLKHLGDAGIHFKDLRTTQSSLEDIFVNLVREGA; via the coding sequence ATGCAAACCATCCTCAAGGTCTCGAACCTTTCCAAGACGTATGCCTCCGGCTTTCAGGCGCTGAAGAGCGTCAATCTCGACATTCGCCGCGGCGAGATCTTCGCCCTGCTGGGCCCCAACGGCGCCGGCAAGACGACGCTGATCAGCATCATCTGCGGCATCATCAATGCCAGCACTGGGACCGTGCTGGTTGACGGGCACGATATTGCGCGCGACTACCGGGCGTCTCGTTCCCTGATCGGCCTGGTGCCGCAAGAGCTGACCACGGACGCCTTCGAATCGGTCTGGGCCACGGTTTCGTTCAGCCGCGGCCTGTTCGGCAAACCCGCCAATCCTGCCCACATCGAAAAGGTGCTCAAGGCCCTGTCCTTGTGGGACAAGCGGCAGAACAAGATCATGACCCTGTCGGGGGGCATGAAGCGGCGCGTACTCATAGCGAAAGCGCTCGCCCATGAGCCGCAGATCCTGTTCCTCGACGAGCCGACTGCCGGGGTCGACGTCGAACTCAGGCGCGATATGTGGCAGTTGGTGCGCGAACTGCGCGATTCCGGCGTCACGGTCATTCTGACCACGCACTACATCGATGAGGCCGAAGAGATGGCCGACCGCATCGGGGTCATGAGCAAGGGCGAACTGATCCTGGTGAAAGACAAGACCGAGTTGATGCACGAGCTGGGCAAGAAGCAGCTTTGGCTGCAGTTGCAGCAGCCGCTGCAGCAACTGCCCGCCGAACTTGCGAACTATCCGCTGGAGCTGTCGAGCGACGGCAGTGAACTGACCTACACCTATGACACGCAGGACGGGCGCATCGGCATCGTCGATGTCCTCAAGCATCTGGGCGATGCCGGAATCCATTTCAAGGATCTGCGCACCACGCAGAGTTCGCTGGAAGACATCTTCGTGAACCTGGTCAGGGAGGGGGCATGA
- the senA gene encoding selenoneine synthase SenA, whose product MLPAFAARQGGIDVLADALQTSRRDTLATFAVYEQALPGLGVPLHAERNPPLWELGHIGWFQEYWLARNPERHRGAAADPELARGRALRPNADALYNSSKVPHDSRWELPLPDADRTRDELARQLAGTLGLLRETRDASDDALYFFRLALLHEDMHHEAALYTAQALGIAVEDARWQAATLPEPSSPITLPAGPWRLGSAPDAGFVFDNELQAHNVTLGPTTIDAQVVRWMEFLPFLESGGYADDQWWSAAGRQWRAQQQPGAPRYLRRVGPHWQLWRHGQWRPLNLAEAACHLTYHEADAWCRWAGRRLPSEPEWERAAVGRPEDFHWGDVWEWTASPFRPYPGFEPHPYRDYSAPWFDDRPVLRGASCMTQPRMRHPRYRNFFPPHRNDIPAGFRSCAG is encoded by the coding sequence ATGCTTCCGGCCTTCGCTGCGCGTCAGGGCGGCATCGACGTTCTGGCCGACGCGTTGCAGACGAGCCGGCGCGACACGTTGGCGACATTCGCCGTCTATGAGCAGGCCTTGCCCGGCCTCGGGGTGCCGCTGCATGCCGAACGCAACCCGCCACTGTGGGAGCTCGGGCATATCGGCTGGTTCCAGGAATACTGGCTGGCGCGCAACCCCGAGCGCCACCGCGGCGCGGCTGCGGACCCGGAGCTTGCACGCGGTCGAGCGTTGCGGCCCAACGCCGACGCCCTGTACAACTCCAGCAAAGTGCCGCACGACTCGCGCTGGGAGTTGCCGCTGCCCGACGCCGATAGAACGCGCGATGAGCTGGCACGGCAACTGGCCGGCACCCTGGGGCTGCTGCGTGAAACCCGTGACGCCAGCGACGACGCGCTGTACTTCTTCCGCCTCGCCCTGCTGCACGAAGACATGCACCACGAGGCCGCGCTCTACACCGCACAGGCGCTGGGCATTGCCGTGGAGGACGCGCGCTGGCAAGCTGCGACGTTGCCGGAGCCATCGTCGCCGATCACCTTGCCGGCAGGGCCATGGCGCCTCGGCAGTGCGCCGGACGCAGGCTTTGTTTTCGACAATGAGCTGCAAGCGCACAACGTCACACTGGGGCCAACGACCATCGATGCCCAGGTGGTCCGTTGGATGGAGTTCCTGCCGTTCCTGGAGAGCGGGGGCTATGCGGACGACCAGTGGTGGAGCGCGGCCGGCCGGCAATGGCGCGCGCAGCAGCAACCCGGCGCCCCGCGCTATCTGCGGCGCGTCGGCCCCCATTGGCAACTGTGGCGCCACGGTCAATGGCGGCCACTGAACCTGGCCGAAGCCGCATGTCACTTGACCTACCACGAGGCTGACGCCTGGTGCCGCTGGGCCGGCCGGCGCTTGCCGAGCGAGCCCGAATGGGAGCGTGCTGCGGTGGGTCGGCCTGAGGATTTCCACTGGGGCGACGTCTGGGAGTGGACGGCGAGTCCCTTCCGACCGTATCCGGGCTTCGAGCCTCACCCCTATCGCGACTACTCGGCACCGTGGTTCGACGACCGCCCGGTGCTGCGCGGAGCGTCCTGCATGACGCAGCCGCGCATGCGCCATCCGCGCTATCGGAATTTCTTCCCGCCGCACCGCAACGATATTCCGGCAGGGTTTCGCAGCTGCGCCGGATGA
- the senB gene encoding selenoneine biosynthesis selenosugar synthase SenB codes for MHRESIVIVTPALQDANNGNWQTARRWAAMLRSAYSIRLTSQWAAGDEALMIALHARRSAPSVAAWRAAYPQRPLLLTLTGTDLYRDIDADASAQHSLQVADFLVVLNALGADRLPQALRSKCRVLLQSCTSRRTLPKTREHLRVLSVGHLRDEKDPRTYLRAARRLANRADIRLDHIGAALDPELGVEASALAAAQSNYRWHGALSHAATRRRIQSAHVLVHPSRMEGGAHVVIEAIRSGTPVLASRIDGNVGLLGEDYSGTFAVGDDAALATLLQQARDDPDMLDRLKRQIAHRAPLFSAEAESSSLHSLVAALMARQTPGIRR; via the coding sequence ATGCATCGTGAATCCATCGTGATCGTGACACCGGCGCTGCAGGACGCCAACAACGGCAATTGGCAGACGGCCCGCCGCTGGGCAGCCATGCTGCGGTCAGCATACAGCATCCGTCTGACCTCGCAGTGGGCTGCCGGAGACGAGGCGCTGATGATCGCGCTGCACGCGCGCCGCTCGGCTCCATCGGTGGCGGCCTGGCGAGCGGCCTACCCGCAACGCCCGCTGCTGCTGACGCTCACCGGCACCGACCTGTACCGCGACATCGACGCCGACGCCAGCGCGCAGCATTCGTTGCAGGTCGCCGATTTCCTGGTGGTGCTCAACGCATTGGGCGCTGACCGGCTGCCCCAGGCCCTGCGCTCCAAGTGTCGCGTGCTGTTGCAGTCGTGCACCTCCCGGCGCACGCTACCGAAAACACGGGAGCATCTGCGCGTCCTGAGCGTGGGGCATCTGCGTGACGAGAAAGACCCGCGCACCTACTTGCGTGCGGCGCGGCGACTGGCCAACCGCGCCGACATCCGGCTCGACCACATCGGCGCAGCCCTCGATCCGGAACTGGGCGTCGAGGCTTCTGCCCTGGCCGCCGCGCAGTCCAACTACCGCTGGCACGGCGCCTTGTCCCACGCCGCGACGCGCCGGCGCATCCAGAGCGCGCATGTCCTGGTGCACCCCAGCCGCATGGAAGGCGGCGCCCATGTCGTCATCGAAGCGATCCGCAGCGGCACGCCGGTGTTGGCTTCGCGCATCGACGGCAATGTCGGTCTGCTGGGCGAGGACTACAGCGGAACCTTCGCGGTCGGTGACGACGCGGCGCTGGCAACCCTGCTGCAGCAAGCCCGGGACGATCCCGATATGCTCGACAGGCTGAAGCGCCAAATCGCGCATCGAGCGCCGCTTTTTTCTGCTGAAGCCGAGAGCAGCAGCTTGCACAGCCTGGTGGCTGCATTGATGGCCCGACAAACCCCTGGAATTCGACGATGA
- the selD gene encoding selenide, water dikinase SelD, with protein sequence MNAPATHTEPRLTSLSHGGGCGCKIAPGVLSDILKGTAAMPIPASLLVGIETSDDAAVYQLNDEQALIATTDFFMPIVDDPFDFGRIAAANAISDVYAMGGRPILALALVGMPINVLSTQTIGRILEGGASVCRTAGIPIAGGHTIDSVEAIYGLVALGLVHPKHVKRNASAQPGDLLVLGKPVGVGVMSAALKKGELGGAGYALMVATTTQLNTPGPDLAALPGVHALTDVTGFGLAGHALEMARGARCEMRLEWASVPLMAGVRELVGRGFVTGASGRNWSSYASDVILPAAFAAEDKALLTDPQTSGGLLVSCAPNAVDEVLAVFQRHGFAQAAVIGSVAAAQAAPRLVVS encoded by the coding sequence ATGAACGCACCCGCCACCCACACCGAACCCCGACTGACCTCGCTTTCGCACGGCGGCGGCTGCGGCTGCAAGATCGCACCCGGCGTGCTTTCCGACATCCTCAAGGGCACGGCGGCGATGCCCATTCCGGCGTCCTTGCTCGTCGGCATCGAGACCTCCGACGATGCGGCGGTCTACCAGCTCAACGACGAGCAGGCGCTGATCGCCACCACCGACTTCTTCATGCCCATCGTCGACGACCCGTTCGACTTCGGTCGCATCGCCGCTGCGAACGCGATCAGCGATGTCTACGCGATGGGCGGCCGCCCGATCCTGGCGCTGGCGCTGGTGGGCATGCCGATCAACGTCTTGTCCACCCAGACCATTGGCCGCATCCTCGAAGGCGGTGCGTCGGTGTGTCGCACGGCCGGCATTCCGATCGCCGGTGGCCATACGATCGATTCGGTGGAAGCCATCTACGGGCTTGTCGCGCTCGGTCTGGTGCACCCGAAACACGTGAAACGCAATGCGAGCGCCCAACCCGGAGACCTGCTCGTCCTGGGCAAGCCGGTGGGGGTCGGCGTGATGTCGGCCGCGCTGAAGAAAGGCGAACTCGGCGGCGCCGGCTACGCCCTGATGGTCGCCACCACCACGCAACTCAATACACCAGGCCCGGACCTTGCGGCGCTGCCCGGCGTGCACGCGCTGACCGATGTCACCGGCTTCGGCCTCGCCGGCCATGCACTGGAGATGGCGCGCGGCGCACGCTGCGAGATGCGGCTGGAGTGGGCATCCGTGCCGCTGATGGCCGGTGTGCGCGAGCTTGTCGGCCGCGGCTTCGTCACCGGCGCGTCCGGTCGCAACTGGTCCAGCTATGCCAGCGACGTGATCCTGCCGGCAGCGTTCGCGGCCGAGGACAAGGCGCTGCTGACCGACCCGCAGACCAGCGGTGGATTGCTGGTGTCCTGTGCGCCAAACGCGGTGGACGAGGTGCTGGCGGTTTTCCAGCGCCACGGCTTCGCCCAGGCCGCGGTCATCGGCAGCGTGGCTGCCGCCCAAGCTGCACCGCGCTTGGTGGTGAGCTGA
- a CDS encoding FAD-containing oxidoreductase, producing MPIQNFDAIVIGAGQAGPALAARCSKEGLKTAVIERHDFGGTCVNVGCTPTKTLVASARAIRLAQRGAEFGFDIGRLRVDMARVKARKDAIVKQSREGVEAWMRGLKDAEVIVGDARFIAPATIEVNGRQLTAPRIFLNVGGRSLRPALAGIDRVKTLDNVSILELDAVPEHLVIVGGSYIGLEFAQMMRRFGAAVTVVEKSARLLAREDADVSEAIRGILEAEGVRFELGAECLSLDQDGEQIVVGAACGTDKPVIRGSDVLLAVGRRPNTDGLGLDLAGIRTDERGYIVVDDQCRTSAQGVWAVGDCNGRGAFTHTAWNDHEIVAANLFDHDPRRLSDRIPCYALFIDPALGRIGLNEAEARASGRKVLQAKMPMQRVSRAREAGETQGFMKVLVDAETQLLLGAAILGRNGDEVVHGMLDVMAAKQPYTVISRSMPIHPTVSELVPTLLQQLKPLV from the coding sequence ATGCCGATCCAGAACTTCGACGCCATCGTCATCGGTGCGGGCCAAGCTGGGCCGGCGCTTGCTGCGCGCTGCAGCAAGGAGGGGCTGAAGACTGCGGTCATCGAAAGGCACGACTTCGGTGGCACCTGCGTGAATGTCGGCTGCACGCCCACCAAGACCCTGGTCGCCAGCGCGCGCGCCATCCGCCTGGCGCAGCGCGGGGCGGAGTTCGGCTTTGACATCGGCCGCCTCCGTGTCGACATGGCGCGCGTGAAGGCCCGCAAGGACGCCATCGTCAAGCAGTCGCGCGAGGGCGTCGAAGCCTGGATGCGCGGCCTGAAGGATGCCGAAGTCATCGTCGGCGATGCTCGCTTCATCGCCCCGGCGACCATCGAGGTCAACGGCCGGCAGCTCACGGCTCCGCGCATTTTCCTCAACGTCGGCGGACGTTCGCTGCGCCCTGCGCTGGCCGGCATCGATCGCGTGAAGACGCTCGACAACGTCTCGATCCTGGAACTGGACGCGGTGCCCGAGCATCTGGTCATCGTCGGCGGCAGCTATATCGGCCTGGAGTTTGCCCAGATGATGCGGCGCTTCGGTGCCGCGGTGACGGTGGTGGAAAAGTCGGCGCGGCTGCTGGCGCGTGAAGACGCCGACGTCTCGGAGGCGATCCGCGGCATCCTCGAAGCCGAAGGCGTGCGCTTCGAACTGGGGGCCGAGTGCCTGTCCCTGGACCAGGACGGTGAGCAGATCGTGGTGGGTGCCGCATGCGGCACGGACAAACCCGTCATCCGGGGCAGCGATGTCCTGCTGGCCGTCGGGCGCCGCCCGAATACCGATGGCCTGGGGCTGGATCTGGCCGGCATCCGTACCGACGAGCGTGGCTACATCGTCGTTGACGATCAGTGCCGCACGAGCGCGCAAGGCGTGTGGGCGGTGGGCGACTGCAACGGTCGCGGCGCCTTCACCCACACGGCGTGGAACGATCATGAGATCGTCGCGGCCAATCTCTTCGACCACGACCCGCGACGCCTATCCGACCGCATCCCCTGCTACGCGCTCTTCATCGACCCGGCGCTCGGCCGCATCGGCCTCAACGAAGCCGAGGCACGCGCCAGCGGTCGCAAGGTGCTGCAGGCGAAGATGCCCATGCAGCGCGTCAGCCGCGCGCGCGAGGCCGGCGAGACACAAGGCTTCATGAAGGTGCTGGTCGATGCCGAAACCCAACTGCTGCTGGGTGCGGCGATCCTCGGGCGCAACGGCGATGAGGTCGTGCACGGCATGCTGGACGTGATGGCCGCCAAGCAGCCCTACACGGTCATCTCGCGGTCCATGCCGATCCACCCGACGGTGAGCGAACTCGTGCCGACCCTGCTGCAGCAGCTCAAGCCGCTGGTTTGA
- a CDS encoding TetR/AcrR family transcriptional regulator, protein MRKTLQPERTSETAPPRQPGRSRSGWQSGKPPDKKLELARHALASLAELGFARINLREIATRSGVSLGVIHYYFEDKNELLIDCVGLYKEAFVRALEERIDAAESASALLSEFVDVLVRAVQDQAHTHRLWYDVRAQALFDASFRPAVDDLENRMVGVVQRLLDRVRALGGELDPNSPIDATSAYVTIDGWFRYFLQQRIAGDMLACAALRQRLAQALCLAEAHRA, encoded by the coding sequence GTGCGCAAGACCTTACAGCCAGAGAGGACCAGCGAAACCGCGCCACCGCGCCAGCCCGGACGGAGCCGTTCGGGCTGGCAATCGGGCAAGCCACCGGACAAGAAGCTGGAGCTGGCGCGGCATGCCCTGGCGAGCCTGGCCGAACTGGGGTTCGCGCGCATCAACCTGCGCGAGATCGCCACCCGCTCGGGAGTTTCCCTGGGCGTGATTCACTACTATTTTGAAGACAAGAATGAACTGTTGATCGACTGTGTCGGCCTCTACAAGGAAGCCTTCGTTCGCGCGCTCGAAGAACGCATCGATGCGGCCGAAAGCGCCAGCGCCCTGCTGAGCGAGTTCGTCGACGTCCTGGTGCGCGCGGTCCAGGATCAGGCCCACACGCACCGTCTTTGGTACGACGTGCGCGCGCAGGCGCTGTTCGACGCATCGTTCCGCCCAGCCGTGGACGATCTGGAAAACCGCATGGTGGGCGTCGTCCAGCGGCTTCTCGACCGAGTGCGGGCACTGGGCGGCGAACTCGACCCGAACAGCCCGATCGATGCCACCAGCGCCTACGTCACGATCGACGGCTGGTTTCGCTATTTTCTTCAGCAGCGCATTGCAGGCGACATGCTGGCCTGCGCCGCGTTGCGTCAACGCCTGGCGCAGGCGCTTTGCCTCGCGGAGGCTCATCGAGCGTGA
- a CDS encoding aldehyde dehydrogenase family protein, which translates to MLFVENQVAILKMNPINADLSEFLEPALAPLIKAGFLRIVPGDSEVGQYPCNHPLVEAIHITGSGAAHDAIVWGPGREATDNQKAGKPKNKRPITSELGGVGPTIVVPGPWSSADLHFQAEHVATQKLHNSGLNCIACQVLLLPKRWPLKSAFLQQLRRALASSSPRPLYYPGASARLAQFQSAIGAPADAQPTQADQCVVAPFDARADSGVESFEVFGPAMRATELDAEDAESFLIAAVEDANRKLAGTLGANILIHPKALGRIGRGRFEAILADLRYGCIGVNAWTGLGFLSPAATWGAFPGHTLAAVQSGIGFVHNTCLFERAQRTVIEAPFKPFPRNLLSLSFTLLPRPPWFITNRRAHGLGRLLTRFQYKPPFAKLPRSFFNALRG; encoded by the coding sequence ATGCTGTTCGTCGAGAACCAGGTGGCGATCCTGAAGATGAACCCGATCAACGCTGACCTGTCCGAGTTCCTGGAGCCGGCGCTCGCGCCCTTGATCAAAGCCGGCTTCCTGCGCATCGTGCCGGGCGACAGCGAGGTCGGGCAGTACCCGTGCAATCACCCCCTCGTCGAGGCCATTCACATCACGGGCTCCGGTGCCGCCCATGACGCCATCGTCTGGGGCCCTGGCAGAGAAGCGACGGACAACCAGAAAGCCGGCAAGCCGAAGAACAAGCGGCCGATCACGTCCGAGCTGGGTGGTGTGGGGCCCACCATCGTCGTGCCCGGGCCATGGTCCAGCGCAGATCTGCACTTCCAGGCCGAGCATGTGGCCACGCAGAAGCTCCACAATTCGGGCCTCAACTGCATTGCCTGCCAGGTCCTGCTCCTGCCCAAGCGCTGGCCCCTCAAGTCGGCGTTCCTGCAGCAGTTGCGGCGGGCGCTCGCATCGTCGAGCCCGCGCCCGCTTTACTACCCCGGCGCCAGTGCGCGCCTCGCGCAATTCCAGTCCGCGATCGGGGCCCCGGCAGACGCCCAGCCGACGCAGGCCGACCAGTGCGTGGTGGCGCCTTTCGACGCCCGGGCCGATTCAGGCGTCGAGTCGTTCGAAGTCTTCGGCCCCGCGATGAGGGCGACCGAACTCGACGCCGAGGATGCCGAGTCGTTCCTCATCGCGGCGGTCGAAGACGCCAACCGCAAGCTCGCTGGAACCTTGGGCGCGAACATCCTGATCCACCCCAAGGCGCTCGGGCGGATCGGCCGCGGGCGCTTCGAAGCCATCCTTGCCGACCTGCGCTACGGCTGTATCGGCGTCAACGCCTGGACGGGTCTCGGATTTCTGTCGCCGGCCGCGACCTGGGGCGCCTTTCCCGGGCATACGCTGGCCGCTGTGCAAAGCGGCATCGGCTTCGTTCACAACACCTGCCTGTTCGAACGCGCGCAGCGCACGGTCATCGAGGCGCCGTTCAAGCCATTCCCGCGCAATCTGCTGAGTCTGTCGTTCACCCTCTTGCCGCGCCCGCCGTGGTTCATCACGAACCGGCGAGCCCATGGGCTCGGCCGGTTGCTGACGCGGTTTCAGTACAAACCGCCGTTCGCCAAGCTGCCGCGCAGCTTCTTCAACGCCCTGCGAGGTTGA